The following are encoded together in the Prionailurus viverrinus isolate Anna chromosome B3, UM_Priviv_1.0, whole genome shotgun sequence genome:
- the KNL1 gene encoding kinetochore scaffold 1 isoform X2, with protein sequence MKIVKSEITETDAGENVLFIQNKNPEDNYCEITGMNTLLCAPIQSQMQQREISVAEHSHEKKHAHDQTVVFSDENQMDLTTSHTVMITKGLLDCTKSEKSTKIDTTSFLANLKLHTKDLGMKKELNFSMDQSTSSEKKINFNDFIKRLKTGKSNALTGPDKENFEISVHPKGSNRASSVHQMHVSLRVDENSNNMTRIFREQDDEMNFTQCHTVNIQTLVPTSSETSLREFKGDDITIYGNDFMDLTVNHTIQNLPSADNLSNTENHTQNVMMDIPTAYGTKAPGKKTFLKNKLNAAFQDPSFNPKGEIHTIRSPITETETHIVTQTSNQDARTLAMIPESICVSPATQDHKTFFYSSSNDAMELTKCLSGVREEKNLLKNESNYSKIYPNPDTMCIVTEKTVYLGEDSMDITRSHTVAIDNQIFKQDQTNIQRADTPVSEKEMMLQNLKTMSEDEEININCSSVPHEFKGRLQQSLANSSSFSLTDKKTEIFTDEDMDLTRSHTTNLGSQVPLASYNLTSENTSKFHFQSKNSSNEWEEMTKSHMEPSQQPDKISKNTPTDTWGKDKDQVFKIAPYLDKDSPHSADANQDIATSHNMVYSGGNLEKQVTLGNSGNTVLCQQPLFPTTESFSVLEGQSTMKNHNIAVNSYTVKSAPGQNSKLPEPLRKSLGNPTLDCSHDKIIICSEEEQNMDLTKSHTVVIGFGPSDVQELGKNDLENTNSQLTTVNKQIAVKVEKCSKTPAEKIGVFVSNDNIDVLEDKSIQKLGFLNEKEDVKICGRKSVGRLKVDKTIVFSEGDENDMDITKSFTVEINHKPLLNEQDFHLVPLAGPSKTVLYTCGQDDMEVTRSHTTAIECKTVSLDEITRPVDKTVMFVDNYSELEMTKSHTVFIDYQAKDRTVLTDRPDFDLCKRKSPEKPRVTFPSAEDSVFFPENGESDHSAAKVKLTPLTEWPNIGPIEKAVGFIAGDNMEVPKSTIWKNDKDVPKPELLNDTISRKSQRRKSLSLKNDKTAFFKNVKNGMDITQSCTVKISNKSVLEDREDSRLVPLAGTSKTVLYTCGQDDMEMTRSHTTALECETVSPDKITTRPMDKTVMFVDNHCDLEVTKSHTVFIDCQATEEILQECPKFGIAKGKTLGISFHNDGHSIQELTEKQALAVENKIVYSEQKHHVIPSVPINTLSGGQSQLEMIKFNSTVDEQVMGKVVDQAYTLEKAKTESCQLNSTDRRNMDFTNSHTTAMCGSSDNYSCLPNAISYFDNLEGNVMSSDDKDEKASNCPMQNDLVYANNLANEYYLKSEGLPLSASCSLLEEEITQTITKGHLDCAITVLKDQDLIKEPQNVIANQTLIYSQDLGEVTKPNSKRVSFKLPKDQMEGFVDKAEHNLKMTFVDDVCMASKPHLSTQLPPLSQQGQIIVNKDETVLCNTGNKDLNIVMGNYSVPACANESKMLNNAQQYTIACKKELRKNIQAAKYNTDFHSNSDLTKQVIHTHANSREASSPEIASNTASFSSVKSDLNNLNGKTEEFLDFQTAHIPPSPEQLLALVNKAHNHMSIEQATEIHNINTVSSNVEDDRDKENKISHNGTETVSVPLTVVKDKVRRRSLGIFLPRLPNKRNCSVTGIDDLKQIQGDTADLSHLETQPVFSKESSIEFVATKLNLSPSQYINEENLPIYPGEINSSDSIIVETEEKALIETYQREISPSENKIRETSNSQKRTWTQEEDDIQNETKIRKSEIRFSDTPQDQEIFDHHAEGDIDKNANSVLIKSLSRTPCSCSSSLDSIKADGTSLDFSTHHNSQMESQFLRDTICEESLKEKLKDGKITIKEFFILLQVHILIQKPRQSNLPTRFTVNTPPTPEDVMLSQYVYRPKIQIYREDCEALRQKIEELKLSALNQDKLLTDVNRNLWEKMRHCSDEELKAFGIYLNKIKSRFTKMTKVFTHQGKVALYSKLVQSAQNERERLQTRIDEMNNILKKIEKCLTEVEIETKNLEDEEKDNPMEEWNSEMRAAEKELEQLKTEEEELQRNLSELEVQKEQTLAQIDFVQKQTNRTEELLDQLSVSEWEVIEWSDDQAVFTFLYDTIELTITFGESAVGLPFLDKAFRKIVDLNFQSLLDEDKAPPSSLLVHKLIFQYIEEQESWKKKCKTQHEVPKMLQEISLVVSHCRLLGEEIEFLKRWGPNYNLMNIDVTNTELRLLFSSSAAFAKFEITLPLSVHFPTVRLPFSIQNHLGNIGQDEITAILSKVPLEDNYLKNVVKQIYQDLLQDCHFYH encoded by the exons tcttcagaaaagaaaataaattttaatgacttcataaaaagattgaaaacaggaaaatctAATGCTTTAACAGGACCGGATAAGGAAAATTTTGAGATATCTGTTCATCCCAAAGGATCAAATAGGGCCTCTTCTGTACATCAAATGCATGTATCTCTTAGGGTAGATGAAAATAGCAATAATATGACTAGAATCTTTAGAGAACAAGATGATGAGATGAATTTCACCCAGTGTCATACAGTCAATATTCAGACTTTGGTTCCCACATCCAGTGAGACCAGCTTAAGGGAATTTAAAGGTGATGATATTACAATTTATGGCAATGACTTTATGGACTTGACAGTTAATCACACTATCCAGAATTTGCCCTCAGCAGATAATTTATCTAATACAGAAAATCACACTCAGAATGTCATGATGGATATTCCAACAGCTTATGGAACTAAAGCTCCAGGAAAGAAGACATTCTTAAAGAATAAACTGAATGCTGCTTTTCAAGACCCTTCTTTCAACCCTAAGGGTGAAATACATACTATCAGAAGTCCTATTACAGAGACAGAAACTCACATAGTCACACAGACTTCTAACCAAGATGCCAGAACATTGGCCATGATCCCAGAATCTATATGTGTGAGCCCAGCTACTCAAGatcataaaacatttttctattcTAGCAGTAATGATGCTATGGAACTAACCAAGTGTCTCTCAGgtgtgagagaagagaaaaatttacTGAAGAATGAGagtaattattctaaaatatatccCAATCCAGATACCATGTGTATTGTCACAGAGAAAACTGTTTATTTAGGAGAGGATAGCATGGACATTACCAGGAGTCATACAGTTGCAATAGATAATCAGATTTTTAAACAAGATCAGACAAACATACAGAGAGCAGACACACCagtatctgaaaaagaaatgatgctCCAAAATCTCAAAACCATGTCAGAGGatgaggaaataaatataaattgtagCTCAGTTCCTCATGAATTTAAGGGAAGATTACAGCAGAGCCTGGCAAATTCTTCATCCTTTTCATTGACTgacaaaaagactgaaatattcACAGATGAAGATATGGATTTGACTAGAAGCCACACAACTAACCTAGGAAGTCAAGTTCCTCTTGCATCTTACAATCTAACATCTGAGAATACCAGTAAATTTCACTTTCAAAGCAAAAACTCTTCAAATGAATGGGAAGAAATGACCAAAAGTCATATGGAACCATCCCAACAGCCAGACAAAATATCCAAAAACACCCCAACTGACACCTGGGGCAAAGACAAAGATCAAGTTTTCAAGATTGCACCCTATCTTGACAAAGATTCTCCTCACTCAGCTGATGCTAATCAAGACATAGCAACAAGCCACAATATGGTATACTCTGGTGGAAATCTTGAGAAACAAGTAACACTGGGAAATAGTGGAAATACAGTTTTATGTCAGCAACCTTTATTTCCTACCACAGAGTCATTTTCTGTATTAGAAGGACAGTCTACCATGAAGAATCATAATATTGCTGTTAACAGTTACACAGTGAAATCTGCACCAGGCCAGAATTCTAAACTGCCTGAGCCACTAAGGAAAAGTTTAGGCAATCCCACACTTGACTGTTCTCATGACAAGATAATTATTTGTTCAGAGGAAGAACAAAATATGGATCTAACCAAGAGTCATACTGTTGTCATTGGATTTGGTCCTTCTGATGTACAAGAATTGGGTAAGAATGATTTAGAAAATACTAACAGCCAGCTGACAACAGTAAACAAACAGATAGCTGTAAAAGTCGAAAAATGTAGTAAAACTCCTGCAGAGAAAATTGGAGTATTTGTTTCTAATGATAACATAGATGTGTTGGAGGACAAAAGTATACAGAAACTTGGATTTCTGAATGAAAAGGAAGATGTCAAAATCTGTGGAAGGAAAAGTGTTGGCAGACTAAAAGTTGATAAGACTATTGTATTTTCAGAGGGTGATGAGAATGATATGGATATCACCAAGAGTTTTACAGTGGAAATAAATCATAAACCTTTATTAAATGAACAAGATTTTCATTTGGTGCCTTTGGCAGGACCTTCTAAAACTGTTTTGTATACGTGTGGGCAAGATGACATGGAAGTCACTAGAAGTCACACAACTGCTATAGAATGTAAAACTGTCTCACTGGATGAAATCACTAGGCCTGTTGACAAAACTGTAATGTTTGTAGATAATTACAGTGAACTGGAAATGACAAAGTCCCACACTGTTTTCATTGACTACCAAGCAAAGGATAGGACTGTGCTTACAGACAGACCTGACTTTGACCTATGCAAAAGAAAAAGCCCAGAAAAGCCAAGAGTGACATTTCCTTCTGCAGAGGACAGTGTTTTCTTTCCAGAGAATGGTGAAAGTGACCATTCAGCAGCAAAAGTCAAGCTAACACCACTGACAGAATGGCCTAACATTGGTCCTATAGAGAAAGCTGTAGGATTTATAGCTGGTGATAACATGGAAGTGCCTAAATCAACCATTTGGAAAAATGACAAAGATGTACCAAAGCCTGAACTTCTGAATGATACTATATCACGCAAAAGTCAAAGAAGGAAAAGCCTTAGTCTCAAAAATGACAAAactgcatttttcaaaaatgttaaaaatggtaTGGATATCACCCAGAGTTGTACAGtgaaaataagtaacaaaagTGTCCTGGAAGATAGAGAGGATTCCCGTTTGGTGCCTTTGGCAGGAACTTCTAAAACTGTTTTGTACACATGTGGGCAGGATGACATGGAGATGACTAGAAGTCACACAACTGCCTTAGAATGTGAAACTGTCTCACCAGATAAAATAACTACTAGGCCTATGGACAAAACTGTAATGTTTGTAGATAATCACTGTGATCTGGAAGTTACCAAatcccatactgttttcattgATTGTCAAGCCACAGAGGAAATTCTTCAAGAGTGCCCTAAATTTGGAATAGCTAAAGGAAAAACCTTGGGTATTTCTTTTCATAATGATGGTCACTCTATCCAAGAACTCACTGAAAAACAAGCACTGGCtgtagaaaacaaaattgtttacTCTGAGCAAAAGCATCATGTGATACCCTCTGTTCCTATTAATACATTGTCTGGGGGTCAAAGTCAGTTAGAAATGATCAAATTCAATAGCACTGTGGATGAACAGGTCATGGGGAAAGTTGTAGACCAGGCCTATACATTGGAAAAAGCCAAAACTGAAAGCTGTCAGTTAAATAGTACAGATAGAAGAAACATGGATTTTACAAACAGTCATACAACTGCTATGTGTGGATCCAGTGATAATTATTCCTGTTTACCAAATGCTATTTCCTATTTTGACAATTTGGAGGGGAATGTCATGTCCTCAGATGATAAAGATGAGAAAGCCAGTAATTGCCCAATGCAAAACGATCTTGTTTATGCAAACAATTTAGCCAATGAATATTACTTGAAATCTGAGGGactgcctctctctgcttcttgttCTTTGTTAGAGGAAGAAATTACTCAAACCATTACCAAAGGACACTTAGACTGTGCTATAACAGTGCTCAAAGATCAAGATCTGATTAAGGAGCCCCAAAATGTGATAGCTAATCAAACTTTAATATATAGTCAAGATCTGGGGGAGGTAACTAAACCTAATTCAAAGCGAGTATCTTTTAAGCTCCCAAAGGATCAAATGGAGGGCTTTGTTGATAAGGCAGAACATAATTTAAAGATGACCTTTGTTGATGATGTCTGTATGGCTTCTAAGCCTCATCTCTCAACCCAGCTACCTCCATTATCTCAACAAGGACAAATAATTGTGAATAAAGATGAAACAGTATTGTGTAACACTGGAAATAAGGATTTAAATATTGTTATGGGAAATTATTCTGTACCCGCATGTGCAAATGAGTCCAAAATGCTCAATAATGCCCAACAGTATACTATAGCCTGTAAAAAAGAGCTGAGGAAAAATATTCAGGCAGCTAAATACAATACAGATTTCCACAGTAACTCTGACTTGACTAAGCAAGTTATTCACACTCATGCTAATTCTAGAGAAGCATCATCTCCTGAAATTGCATCTAATACTGCAAGTTTTAGTAGTGTCAAATCAGATCTGAATAATTTGAATGGAAAAACTGAAGAATTTTTAGATTTCCAAACTGCTCATATACCACCTTCTCCAGAACAATTACTTGCATTGGTAAATAAGGCACACAATCATATGAGTATAGAGCAAGCTACAGAAATACATAATATTAACACAGTGTCCAGCAATGTTGAAGATgatagagataaagaaaataaaatttctcataaTGGAACTGAAACTGTCTCTGTACCACTCACAGTTGTAAAAGATAAAGTAAGGAGACGTTCTTTGGGAATATTTTTGCCCAGATTGCCAAATAAGAGAAATTGTAGCGTCACTGGTATTGATGACCTGAAGCAGATTCAAGGAGATACAGCTGATTTAAGTCACTTAGAAACTCAACCAGTCTTCAGTAAGGAATCAAGCATTGAGTTTGTTGCAACTAAGCTGAACTTAAGTCCATCTCAATATATAAATGAGGAAAACCTTCCTATATACCCTGGTGAGATTAATTCCTCAGACTCTATTATCGTAGAAACTGAGGAAAAGGCTTTGATTGAGACATATCAAAGAGAGATTTCaccatctgaaaataaaataagagaaaccaGTAATAGCCAAAAAAGAACCTGGACACAAGAAGAAGATGATATTCAGAATGagacaaaaatcagaaaaagtgAGATTAGGTTTAGTGATACTCCACAAGATCAGGAG ATTTTTGATCACCATGCTGAAGGGGATATAGATAAAAATGCTAACAGTGTATTAATAAAGAGCCTAAGCAGGACACCATGTAGTTGCAGCAGTTCTCTGGATTCGATCAAGGCCGATGGGACTTCTCTGGACTTCAGCA CACACCACAATAGTCAAATGGAATCACAGTTCCTCAGAGACACTATTTGTGAAGAGAGCTTGAAGGAG aaaCTCAAAGATGGGAAAATTACAATAAAGGAGTTCTTTATACTTCTTCAGGTCCACATTTTGATACAGAAACCCCGACAGAGCAATCTCCCAACCAGA tttactgTAAACACACCACCTACTCCAGAAGACGTGATGTTAAGTCAATATGTTTACCGACCCAAGATACAGATTTATAGAGAAGATTGTGAGGCTCTTCGCCAAAAGATCGAAGA atTAAAGCTATCTGCACTGAACCAGGATAAACTGTTGACTGATGTAAATAGGAACCTGTGGGAAAAAATGAGACACTGCTCTGATGAGGAg CTGAAGGCCTTTGGAATTTACCTGAACAAAATAAAGTCACGTTTTACCAAGATGACTAAAGTCTTCACTCACCAAGGAAAAGTGGCTCTCTACAGCAAGCTGGTACAGTCAGCTCAG aatgagagggagagacttCAGACAAGGATAGATGAAATGAACAACATACTTAAGAAGATTGAGAAATGTCTCACTGAGGTGGAAATAG AAACTAAGAATTtggaggatgaagagaaagacaATCCTATGGAAGAATGGAATTCAGAAATGAGAGCTGCAGAGAAAG aacTGGAACAGTTGAAAACTGAAGAAGAAGAGCTCCAAAG AAATCTCTCAGAACTGGAAGTACAGAAAGAGCAGACCCTTGCTCAAATAGACTTcgtgcaaaaacaaacaaatagaactGAAGAGCTACTGGATCAGTTGAG CGTGTCTGAGTGGGAAGTCATCGAGTGGAGTGATGATCAAGCTGTGTTCACCTTTCTTTATGACACAATAGAACTTACCATCACCTTTGGAGAGTCAGCAG TTGGTCTCCCTTTCCTGGACAAGGCTTTCAGGAAGATTGTTGACCTGAATTTTCAGTCTCTGTTAGATG aggataaagctcctccttcctcccttttagTTCATAAGCTTATCTTCCAGTACATTGAGGAACAAGAATCCtggaagaagaaatgtaaaacacAGCATGAGGTTCCCAAG ATGCTTCAAGAAATTTCACTTGTGGTGAGCCACTGTAGACTCCTTGGAGAAGAAATTGAGTTTTTAAAGAGATGGGGACCAAATTATAacctaatgaacatagatgtgaCTAATACCGA ATTGAGGCTTTTATTCTCCAGCTCTGCAGCATTTGCAAAGTTTGAGATAACTTTACCTCTCTCAGTTCATTTTCCAACTGTCCGCTTACCTTTTTCCATTCAAAATCACCTTGGAAACATTGG CCAAGATGAAATCACTGCAATTCTATCTAAAGTGCCACTGGAGGACAACTACCTAAAGAATGTAGTCAAGCAAATTTACCAAGATCTACTTCAGGACTGCCATTTCTACCACTAG